A DNA window from Caulobacter mirabilis contains the following coding sequences:
- the truA gene encoding tRNA pseudouridine(38-40) synthase TruA — MPRYRMTIEYDGRPYRGFQAQGALPSVQGAIEKAVLGFCGEAIRVHASGRTDTGVHATGQVIHIDLIKDWKAEVVQNALNAHLVPEPISILDVQVAEEGWHARFSAKERRYQYRVLNRMAPPALEQGRVWHVKKPIDAEAMHAVAQVLVGHHDFTTFRDMQCQAKSPMKTLDVAAVRREGEVVLLEFASRSFLHRQVRSMAGSLVEVGVGRWTRDDLKAALEARDRRACGPVAPADGLYFTGVSY; from the coding sequence TACCGCATGACCATCGAGTACGACGGCCGTCCCTACCGGGGGTTCCAGGCGCAGGGCGCGCTGCCCAGCGTCCAGGGGGCGATCGAGAAGGCCGTGCTCGGGTTCTGCGGCGAGGCCATCCGCGTCCACGCTTCCGGCCGGACCGACACCGGCGTCCACGCGACGGGCCAGGTGATCCACATCGACCTGATCAAGGACTGGAAGGCCGAGGTCGTGCAGAACGCCCTCAACGCCCACCTGGTCCCCGAACCGATCTCGATCCTGGACGTCCAGGTGGCCGAGGAGGGCTGGCATGCCCGCTTCTCGGCCAAGGAGCGGCGCTATCAATACCGCGTCCTCAACCGCATGGCCCCGCCGGCGCTGGAACAGGGCCGGGTCTGGCACGTGAAGAAGCCGATCGACGCCGAGGCGATGCACGCGGTCGCCCAGGTCCTGGTCGGCCACCACGACTTCACCACCTTCCGCGACATGCAGTGCCAGGCGAAGTCGCCGATGAAGACGCTGGACGTCGCCGCCGTCCGGCGCGAGGGCGAGGTGGTGTTGCTGGAGTTCGCCTCGCGATCGTTCCTGCACCGCCAGGTGCGGTCGATGGCCGGATCTCTGGTCGAGGTCGGCGTCGGCCGCTGGACCCGCGACGACCTGAAGGCGGCGCTGGAAGCGAGAGACCGCCGCGCCTGCGGGCCCGTGGCCCCGGCGGACGGTCTCTACTTCACGGGTGTGAGCTACTAG
- a CDS encoding DUF3597 domain-containing protein, whose amino-acid sequence MGIFSNIMGKIFSRKKPAEAPAAAPAAAAPAAAAPAAAPPPEPVDVEAILEELASQNPQKLNWRTSIVDLMKLVGMESSLAERKELADELGYTGDKSDSATMNIWLHKQVLRKLAENGGKIPAELID is encoded by the coding sequence ATGGGTATCTTCAGCAACATCATGGGCAAGATCTTCTCGCGGAAGAAGCCCGCCGAAGCGCCTGCGGCGGCGCCCGCGGCGGCGGCTCCCGCCGCTGCCGCGCCGGCCGCCGCACCGCCGCCCGAGCCGGTCGACGTCGAGGCCATCCTCGAGGAACTGGCCAGCCAGAACCCGCAGAAGCTGAACTGGCGGACCTCGATCGTCGACCTGATGAAGCTGGTCGGGATGGAGAGCAGCCTGGCCGAGCGCAAGGAGCTGGCCGACGAGCTCGGCTACACCGGCGACAAGTCGGACAGCGCCACGATGAACATCTGGCTGCACAAGCAGGTGCTGCGGAAGCTGGCCGAGAACGGCGGCAAGATCCCGGCCGAACTCATCGACTAG
- a CDS encoding PaaI family thioesterase — protein sequence MTWATERLEALKRREATPPPVVETLRLGLVDDWGEGWARKRWEPDAGLLNGDGTVFGGYLAALADQMLTFAAMTVLTDAEAMRTTDLQIRFFKLVRSGPLIVEGRVVRRSRSLIHVEVDFRSEDGDLVARASGQQFVTPFPRESR from the coding sequence ATGACCTGGGCGACGGAGAGACTGGAGGCGTTGAAACGCCGGGAGGCGACGCCGCCGCCGGTGGTCGAGACCCTGCGGCTGGGGCTGGTGGACGACTGGGGCGAGGGCTGGGCGCGCAAGCGGTGGGAGCCGGACGCCGGCCTGCTGAACGGCGACGGGACGGTCTTCGGCGGCTACCTGGCGGCGCTGGCCGACCAGATGCTGACCTTCGCCGCGATGACGGTGCTGACCGACGCGGAGGCGATGCGGACCACGGATCTTCAGATCCGCTTCTTCAAGCTGGTCCGGAGCGGGCCGCTGATCGTTGAGGGGCGGGTCGTCCGACGCTCACGGTCGCTGATCCATGTCGAGGTCGACTTCCGGAGCGAGGACGGCGACTTGGTCGCCCGTGCGTCGGGCCAGCAGTTCGTCACGCCGTTCCCAAGGGAGAGTCGCTGA